A single Pantoea rwandensis DNA region contains:
- a CDS encoding MOP flippase family protein: MSGLKKQAVWLFGSTCFAALLQVLQLSVLARKLEAHELGLLAIINAILAVATVLQDMGMSSYIVHRQDINRRQQSTIYWVNVSLSLCTGLIMLAIAFPVSWFYHLPELTGLIMLTSLNFLVLGHLSQYQAHYVKSKRMVTLAKIEMATKLFAFICTVAMLYFTSLTVAAAILGLFINAFTRILCMIYFGEKSWRPTWEFEGATFISAVRYGIYQLGSQTINQLRTQADALIVGKVMGAEMLGIYSLAKELILQPLKLVSPVINRLALPRFAEKQHDPEQLKNLFLKGTFVIMLFSSAMYLAIGILSPVIVRVLYGASHEQVYHLIPLMLLFGMLRPMGGLTGAISQANGKTNVEFYWNIVASLVVVVVLATTYIWPNVLYVALTLSISQVLISAFAHPFFIKPVIGIRFMPYARQWVSVSVVFVGLMMLVNHFNLFVMPEWFEGWL; encoded by the coding sequence GTGAGCGGATTAAAAAAACAGGCCGTCTGGCTGTTTGGCAGTACCTGCTTCGCGGCATTGCTGCAGGTGTTACAGCTCAGCGTTCTGGCGCGAAAACTGGAAGCGCATGAGTTAGGTTTACTAGCCATTATCAACGCCATTCTGGCGGTGGCAACGGTGTTGCAGGATATGGGGATGAGCAGCTATATCGTGCATCGCCAGGACATCAACCGCCGCCAGCAGAGTACCATTTATTGGGTCAACGTCTCGCTCAGCTTGTGTACCGGCTTGATTATGCTGGCGATTGCCTTCCCGGTATCGTGGTTCTATCACCTGCCTGAATTGACAGGGCTGATCATGCTCACCAGCCTCAACTTCCTCGTGCTGGGACATCTGTCGCAGTATCAGGCGCACTATGTGAAATCCAAACGTATGGTGACGCTGGCGAAGATTGAGATGGCGACCAAGCTGTTCGCGTTCATCTGTACCGTGGCGATGCTGTACTTTACCTCGCTCACGGTGGCGGCGGCGATCCTTGGACTGTTCATCAATGCCTTTACGCGCATCCTGTGCATGATCTACTTCGGGGAGAAGTCGTGGCGTCCAACGTGGGAGTTTGAAGGGGCGACCTTCATCAGCGCGGTGCGTTACGGTATCTATCAGCTCGGTTCGCAGACCATTAATCAGCTGCGTACCCAGGCGGATGCGTTAATCGTCGGTAAAGTGATGGGCGCGGAGATGCTGGGGATCTACTCGCTGGCCAAAGAGTTGATTCTGCAGCCGCTGAAGCTGGTATCACCGGTGATTAACCGTCTGGCGCTGCCGCGTTTCGCCGAGAAGCAGCACGATCCGGAGCAGCTGAAAAATCTATTCCTGAAAGGCACCTTCGTCATCATGTTGTTCAGCAGCGCGATGTATCTGGCGATTGGCATTCTTTCGCCGGTGATCGTACGCGTGCTGTATGGCGCGTCGCATGAGCAGGTTTACCATCTGATTCCACTGATGCTGCTATTCGGTATGCTGCGTCCGATGGGGGGCTTAACCGGCGCGATTTCCCAGGCGAACGGCAAGACCAACGTCGAGTTCTACTGGAACATCGTCGCCAGTCTGGTGGTGGTGGTGGTGTTGGCGACAACCTACATCTGGCCGAACGTGCTGTATGTGGCGCTGACGTTGTCTATCTCGCAGGTGTTGATTTCTGCCTTCGCCCATCCGTTCTTTATCAAGCCGGTGATTGGTATCCGCTTTATGCCGTATGCCCGCCAGTGGGTTTCGGTGTCGGTGGTGTTTGTCGGCCTGATGATGCTAGTGAATCACTTCAACTTGTTTGTGATGCCGGAGTGGTTTGAGGGTTGGCTGTAG